One genomic region from Rattus norvegicus strain BN/NHsdMcwi chromosome 10, GRCr8, whole genome shotgun sequence encodes:
- the Zfp672 gene encoding zinc finger protein 672 isoform X1: MFTAPGVAATRERPYSCSVCGKSFQYSAVLLRHERAHGGDKRFRCLECGERCARASDLRVHRWTHAGQTLYICSECGQSFSHSSLLDLHLGTHRRRSSTCPCRLCGRRFPHVSALLLHRVRQHPPEKPHRCPLCARSFRQSALPFHLARAHPPETTIATAPAPSTLYHCTQCPRAFHSSAGLRNHSRIHVVPSLSDPGAEAHRCGVCGKSFSKSSTLTRHLQRHSGEKPFKCPECGKGFLESATLVRHQRTHTGEKPYACNDCGRCFSESSTLLRHQRSHQGERPHICATCGKGFGQRYDLVVHQRSHTGERPFPCPECGRGFTDRSDLTKHLRTHTGEKPYHCELCGKRFTCISNLNVHLRNHAGHKPHKCPECGKSFSVASKLALHRKTHLGERTAECTECGKFFSHGRSLSQHQRSHRRARAAAMAATTTTTVVTEMTIGPSLTLTGPTEQEKSGLLVSTFQETC; the protein is encoded by the coding sequence atGTTCACAGCACCTGGTGTGGCTGCAACCCGGGAAAGACCTTATTCCTGCAGTGTGTGTGGCAAGAGCTTTCAGTATAGTGCAGTGCTGCTGAGGCACGAACGTGCCCATGGTGGTGATAAGCGTTTCCGCTGTTTGGAGTGTGGCGAACGCTGTGCTCGAGCCTCAGACCTACGTGTGCACAGGTGGACCCATGCTGGCCAGACCCTCTATATCTGCAGTGAGTGTGGCCAGAGCTTCAGTCACAGCAGCCTGCTGGATCTGCACCTGGGGACACACCGAAGGCGCAGCTCCACCTGCCCTTGCCGCCTCTGTGGCCGTCGCTTCCCTCATGTCTCTGCACTGCTGCTGCATCGAGTTCGCCAGCACCCACCTGAGAAACCCCACCGCTGCCCTCTGTGTGCCCGCTCTTTTCGGCAGAGCGCTCTTCCTTTCCACCTGGCACGGGCACACCCCCCTGAGACCACCATTGCCACTGCCCCTGCTCCCAGCACACTCTATCACTGTACACAGTGCCCACGGGCCTTCCATAGCAGTGCAGGGCTGCGGAACCATTCCCGCATCCATGTGGTCCCCAGCCTCAGTGACCCTGGCGCCGAGGCCCATCGATGTGGCGTGTGTGGTAAGAGCTTCAGCAAGAGTTCCACACTCACAAGACACCTCCAGAGGCACTCTGGGGAAAAGCCTTTCAAGTGCCCTGAGTGTGGCAAGGGTTTCTTAGAGAGTGCCACACTTGTACGGCACCAGCGAACACACACTGGGGAGAAACCATATGCTTGTAACGACTGCGGACGCTGTTTCAGCGAGAGCTCCACACTGCTGCGTCACCAGCGCAGCCACCAGGGTGAACGACCGCACATATGCGCCACTTGTGGCAAGGGCTTTGGACAGCGATATGATCTTGTAGTGCACCAGCGCAGCCACACAGGGGAGAGGCCCTTCCCGTGCCCAGAGTGTGGCCGGGGCTTCACAGACCGCTCGGACCTCACCAAACacctgcgcacacacacaggggaaAAGCCCTACCACTGTGAGCTGTGTGGCAAGCGATTCACCTGCATTTCCAACCTCAATGTACATTTACGAAACCATGCAGGCCATAAACCACACAAGTGCCCAGAGTGTGGCAAATCGTTCAGTGTTGCCTCCAAGCTTGCACTGCACAGAAAGACACACCTAGGTGAGCGGACAGCGGAGTGCACAGAGTGTGGCAAATTCTTTAGCCATGGCCGGTCACTATCACAGCACCAGCGGTCCCACAGAAGGGCTCGAGCAGCTGCAATGGCagctactaccaccaccactgtaGTCACTGAGATGACAATAGGTCCTTCTCTCACTCTCACAGGGCCAACAGAACAGGAGAAATCAGGGCTCTTAGTATCCACGTTTCAGGAAACTTGTTAA
- the Zfp692 gene encoding zinc finger protein 692 translates to MASPVADASRRRREKRRQLDARRSKCRIRLGGHMEQWCLLKERLGFSLHSQLAKFLLDRYTSSGCVLCAGPEPVPQKGLQYLVLLSHTHSRECSLVPGLRGPGGGEGELVWECSAGHTFSWEPSLIPTPSEVPKQAPLTHTTERTWCSEARRKQEAEGLECEHRERTQETRLSRRVEPPLETDPSVGEDQVVEEEEEEEEEEEEEELLSDASPWTYSSSPDDSEPDVPRPPPSPVTHTPKEGEIPPVPATLPTPCAVLASLGSTAALTSDTEVQMELSRTSQVPAELQMTESLDSPGSQAQSAPNPTCDEDTAQIGLRRIRKAAKRELMPCDFPGCGRIFSNRQYLNHHKKYQHIHQKSFCCPEPACGKSFNFKKHLKEHVKLHSDARDYICEFCARSFRTSSNLVIHRRIHTGEKPLQCEICGFTCRQKASLNWHRRKHAETAAALRFPCEFCGKRFEKPDSVVAHCSKSHPALLPVQESPGSLGSSPSISAPEPLQSPEGTSFSTSYDSNPAPSTSISSPGVPAPRNTEKS, encoded by the exons ATGGCCTCTCCGGTGGCAGACGCATCCCGCCGGCGGCGGGAGAAGCGCAGGCAGCTGGACGCGCGCCGCAGCAAGTGCCGCATTCGGCTGGGCGGCCACATGGAACAGTGGTGCCTCCTCAAGGAGCGGCTGGGGTTCTCCCTGCACTCGCAGCTCGCCAAGTTCCTGTTGGACCG GTACACTTCTTCAGGCTGTGTCCTCTGTGCAG GTCCAGAGCCTGTACCTCAAAAGGGTCTGCAGTATCTGGTGCTCCTGTCTCATACACACAGTCGGGAATGCAGCCTAGTGCCTGGGCTTCGAGGGCCTGGAGGTGGAGAGGGGGAGCTTGTGTGGGAGTGCTCAGCAGGCCACACATTCTCCTGGGAACCTTCTTTGATTCCTACACCTTCAGAAGTGCCTAAGCAGGCCCCTCTTACACACACTACTGAGAGAACCTGGTGCTCAGAGGccaggaggaagcaggaagctgAAG GCTTGGAATGTGAGCATCGAGAGAGGACTCAAGAAACCAGGCTCTCCAG GAGAGTAGAGCCTCCATTGGAGACAGACCCATCCGTAGGAGAGGATCAGgttgtggaagaggaggaggaggaagaagaggaggaggaagaagaagagctGCTCAGTGATGCCAGCCCATGGACCTACAGCTCCTCCCCAGATGA CAGTGAACCAGATGTCCCTAGGCCACCTCCATCCCCTGTTACCCACACACCTAAGGAGGGAGAGATCCCACCAGTACCTGCAACTCTGCCCACTCCTTGTGCTGTTCTTGCCTCTTTGGGTTCTACAGCTGCTTTGACATCAGATACTGAGGTGCAGATGGAACTCAGCAGGACCTCTCAGGTGCCTGCAGAGCTGCAAATGACTGAGTCTCTGGACAG CCCTGGGAGTCAGGCCCAGTCTGCTCCGAATCCGACTTGTGATGAGGATACTGCCCAGATTGGGCTCAGGAGAATTAG GAAAGCCGCCAAGAGAGAGCTGATGCCCTGTGACTTCCCTGGCTGTGGAAGGATCTTCTCCAACCGGCAGTATTTGAAT CACCACAAGAAGTACCAGCATATCCACCAGAAGTCGTTTTGCTGCCCTGAGCCGGCTTGTGGGAAGTCCTTCAACTTTAAAAAGCACCTGAAGGAGCATGTGAAACTACACAGCG ATGCCAGGGACTACATCTGTGAATTCTGTGCCCGATCTTTCCGCACTAGCAGCAACCTTGTCATCCACAGACGGATCCACACGGGAGAGAAGCCCCTGCA GTGTGAGATATGTGGATTTACTTGCCGCCAGAAGGCCTCCCTAAACTGGCACCGACGCAAGCATGCAGAGACTGCAGCTGCCCTGCGCTTCCCCTGTGAATTCTGTGGCAAGCGCTTCGAGAAGCCAGACAGTGTGGTAGCTCACTGTAGCAAAAGCCACCCAGCCCTGCTCCCAGTACAGGAGTCACCTGGCTCTCTGGGGTCTAGTCCCAGCATTTCTGCCCCTGAACCCCTGCAATCTCCCGAGGGGACTAGCTTCTCTACCTCTTATGACTCTAATCCTGCCCCCTCAACATCCATCTCTTCACCTGGGGTGCCAGCCCCCAGGAACACAGAGAAAAGTTAG